The following proteins are encoded in a genomic region of Oceanisphaera profunda:
- a CDS encoding LysM-like peptidoglycan-binding domain-containing protein, with product MSRRKQMKRNQPESFASKMNNVTLPVRQGIGRSLQSWRQVPGKHKLGLAILTPLWILLLMWQPAPQQAATPVTGSLSLSLAPTVSREIEIPVGGKKLDHTMAQGETLAALFRQWKLPGSDLIALVRAEPSYKPLSNLRAGQDLTLVVNKEGQLHYLEVNDKGLLLNAFRRMGQEFAVVTTP from the coding sequence ATGTCCAGAAGAAAACAAATGAAGCGAAATCAACCAGAATCTTTTGCCAGTAAGATGAATAACGTCACCTTACCGGTGCGCCAAGGCATAGGCCGCAGCCTGCAAAGCTGGCGACAAGTGCCGGGCAAACATAAGCTGGGCTTGGCTATTTTAACGCCGCTGTGGATATTGTTATTAATGTGGCAACCGGCGCCTCAGCAAGCAGCAACGCCCGTTACCGGCAGTTTAAGCTTGTCATTGGCGCCCACCGTCAGCCGAGAGATTGAGATACCTGTGGGTGGCAAAAAGCTCGATCACACCATGGCGCAGGGTGAAACCTTGGCCGCCTTGTTTCGCCAATGGAAACTGCCCGGCAGTGATCTCATTGCCTTAGTACGCGCCGAGCCCTCTTACAAACCGCTCAGCAACTTGCGCGCCGGCCAAGATTTGACCCTGGTCGTCAATAAAGAGGGCCAACTGCATTATTTGGAAGTCAACGATAAGGGCCTACTACTGAACGCCTTTCGGCGCATGGGCCAAGAGTTCGCCGTGGTGACAACGCCTTAG
- a CDS encoding TIGR01777 family oxidoreductase, translated as MNILITGGTGFIGRRLMHHLRPHHQVTVLSRTLNKVHQRLGHDVHALASLDDLDNLDQFDAVINLAGEPIADKRWSAAQKERICQSRWQLTEQLVDKLKAGTQPPKVLISGSAVGYYGRQGNALVDEDSIPHPEFSHKVCAQWEQLAQAAASEQTRVCCIRLAVVLGAEGGALKKMLPNYRLGLGGPIGSGKQYMSWIHIDDVVSLLLFLLEHDECQGAFNAAAPEPVTNQQFSTTLAQVLNKPHFARVPAWVMHLAFGEMADLLLTGQRVMPVRLQCAGFHFRYPTLEKALKETLNPSTKR; from the coding sequence ATGAACATATTGATCACCGGCGGTACCGGCTTTATTGGTCGTCGTTTAATGCACCATTTGCGCCCGCATCATCAAGTGACTGTGCTCAGTCGTACTCTCAATAAGGTGCACCAACGACTGGGCCACGACGTGCATGCCCTCGCCTCACTGGATGATCTTGATAATTTGGATCAATTCGATGCGGTGATCAATCTGGCGGGCGAGCCCATCGCCGATAAGCGCTGGAGTGCGGCGCAAAAAGAGCGTATTTGCCAGAGCCGCTGGCAGTTAACCGAGCAGTTAGTCGATAAGCTCAAGGCAGGCACTCAGCCACCCAAGGTATTGATCAGCGGATCCGCCGTGGGTTATTACGGCCGCCAAGGTAATGCCTTAGTGGATGAAGACTCCATCCCGCATCCCGAATTTAGCCATAAAGTGTGCGCCCAATGGGAACAACTCGCACAAGCTGCCGCCAGTGAGCAGACGCGGGTATGCTGCATACGTTTGGCCGTAGTGTTAGGTGCTGAAGGAGGCGCCTTAAAGAAAATGCTGCCCAATTACCGCTTAGGATTAGGCGGGCCTATTGGTTCGGGCAAGCAGTATATGTCGTGGATCCACATCGATGATGTGGTGAGCCTACTGTTATTTTTGCTGGAGCATGATGAATGCCAAGGTGCTTTTAATGCCGCGGCACCTGAGCCCGTCACAAACCAGCAATTCAGTACCACCTTGGCGCAGGTATTAAATAAACCACACTTTGCTCGAGTGCCCGCTTGGGTAATGCACTTAGCGTTTGGCGAAATGGCCGACTTATTATTAACCGGACAGCGCGTAATGCCGGTGCGCTTACAATGCGCCGGCTTTCACTTTCGCTATCCCACCCTTGAGAAAGCCCTGAAAGAAACATTAAACCCCAGCACCAAGCGCTAA
- a CDS encoding ABC transporter ATP-binding protein — MTISPVIKVVGLSHKVQLNAQTLTILEGIDFEVKAGESVALVGASGSGKSTLLGLLAGLDTASSGDILINDKSLMTLDEEQRARLRGQHIGFVFQSFLLLPTLTALENVMLPAELQGQENCADRARELLAQVGLSERVRHFPSQLSGGEQQRVAIARAFMTQPDILLADEPTGNLDTKTGAQIIELLFELNRTHGTTLLMVTHDEALAARCERRLVMTAGRLEECNA, encoded by the coding sequence ATGACAATTTCTCCCGTTATCAAGGTGGTTGGGTTGAGCCATAAAGTGCAGCTGAACGCCCAGACGCTTACTATCCTTGAGGGGATAGACTTTGAAGTCAAGGCTGGTGAAAGCGTGGCCTTGGTCGGCGCTTCAGGCTCTGGCAAGTCGACCTTACTGGGGCTGTTAGCGGGCTTAGATACGGCAAGCAGCGGCGATATCCTGATTAACGATAAGTCTCTTATGACACTTGATGAAGAGCAGCGCGCGCGCTTACGCGGCCAGCATATTGGCTTTGTGTTTCAGTCGTTTTTACTGCTGCCGACGTTGACGGCCCTAGAAAATGTCATGCTGCCAGCCGAATTACAAGGCCAGGAAAACTGCGCCGACCGTGCCCGCGAACTATTAGCACAAGTGGGGTTAAGTGAGCGGGTACGCCACTTCCCCAGCCAGTTATCCGGTGGCGAGCAGCAGCGGGTGGCCATAGCCCGCGCTTTTATGACCCAGCCCGATATTTTATTGGCCGATGAGCCGACTGGTAATTTAGACACTAAAACCGGCGCACAAATTATCGAATTACTGTTTGAATTAAATCGCACTCACGGCACTACGTTACTGATGGTCACCCACGATGAAGCTTTGGCCGCGCGCTGTGAACGCCGCTTGGTGATGACTGCCGGTCGGTTGGAGGAGTGCAATGCCTAG
- the gltX gene encoding glutamate--tRNA ligase, which translates to MTVKTRFAPSPTGFLHVGGARTALYSWLYARHLQGEFVLRIEDTDLERSTQEAIDAIIEGMNWLGLNWEEGPYYQTQRFDRYNALIDQLQSEDKAYKCYCSRERLDALREQQMAAGEKPRYDGHCRHSSEQHAADAPCVIRFKNPTAGSVVFVDHVRGRIETGNDQLDDLIIRRTDGAPTYNFCVVVDDWDMEITHVVRGEDHINNTPRQINIYQALGAPVPEFAHVSMILGDDGAKLSKRHGAVSVMQYRDDGYLPQALLNYLVRLGWSHGDQEIFSREQMIELFSLDAIGKSASAFNTDKLLWLNQHYMKTSPASEVAEYLVWHMQDQGIDTAHGPALADVVSLYAERCHTLKEMAEQSRYLFEDFSEFEANAAKKHLRPVAAEPLGLVRSKLAELNTWQAEAIHEQINAAAADLELGMGKVGMPLRVAVTGTGQSPGIDGVIALLSKEQALARIDMALAFISERANG; encoded by the coding sequence ATGACAGTTAAAACGCGGTTTGCTCCTAGCCCTACCGGCTTTCTTCATGTTGGTGGTGCCCGTACTGCCCTGTATTCCTGGCTTTATGCCCGCCACCTACAGGGTGAATTTGTATTACGTATTGAAGATACGGATCTGGAACGTTCTACCCAAGAAGCCATTGATGCCATCATAGAAGGCATGAATTGGTTGGGACTGAACTGGGAAGAGGGTCCGTATTATCAAACCCAGCGTTTTGATCGTTACAACGCGCTTATTGACCAGTTACAGAGCGAAGATAAAGCCTACAAGTGTTACTGCTCTCGTGAGCGCTTAGACGCCCTGCGCGAACAGCAAATGGCGGCGGGCGAAAAGCCACGCTATGACGGCCATTGTCGTCACAGTAGCGAACAACACGCGGCGGACGCGCCTTGCGTGATCCGTTTTAAAAACCCTACTGCAGGCTCAGTGGTGTTTGTGGATCACGTGCGCGGACGTATCGAAACCGGTAACGATCAGTTAGATGACTTGATTATTCGCCGTACTGATGGCGCGCCGACCTATAACTTTTGTGTAGTGGTTGATGATTGGGACATGGAAATTACCCATGTGGTACGTGGTGAAGACCACATCAATAATACGCCGCGCCAAATTAATATTTATCAGGCATTAGGCGCGCCCGTGCCGGAATTTGCCCATGTGTCGATGATTTTGGGCGATGATGGCGCCAAGTTATCTAAGCGCCACGGTGCCGTGAGCGTGATGCAATATCGTGACGACGGTTATTTGCCGCAAGCGTTATTGAATTACCTAGTGCGTTTGGGTTGGTCTCATGGGGATCAAGAAATTTTCTCCCGAGAGCAAATGATTGAGCTGTTCTCCTTAGATGCCATCGGCAAGTCGGCGTCGGCGTTTAACACCGACAAGTTACTCTGGCTAAACCAACACTATATGAAGACCTCACCTGCCAGCGAAGTGGCGGAGTACTTGGTGTGGCATATGCAAGATCAAGGCATAGATACTGCCCATGGCCCCGCATTAGCGGACGTGGTTAGCCTGTATGCTGAGCGTTGCCACACGTTAAAAGAAATGGCCGAGCAGAGCCGTTACTTATTTGAAGACTTCAGTGAATTTGAAGCGAACGCGGCCAAGAAGCACTTGCGCCCAGTGGCTGCCGAGCCACTGGGCTTGGTGCGTAGTAAGTTAGCTGAGCTCAACACTTGGCAAGCCGAGGCGATTCATGAGCAAATTAATGCCGCTGCGGCCGATCTAGAATTAGGCATGGGCAAAGTGGGCATGCCACTGCGGGTAGCGGTTACCGGTACCGGTCAATCGCCAGGCATAGATGGTGTGATTGCCTTGCTGAGTAAAGAGCAGGCATTGGCCCGTATCGATATGGCTTTGGCCTTTATTAGCGAGCGCGCTAACGGTTAA
- the ligA gene encoding NAD-dependent DNA ligase LigA: MNDAKAQILALREQLERYNQQYYVSDAPTVPDAEYDRVMRELIDLEQAHPELLDADSPSQKVGGAPLSAFTPVEHAQPMLSLDNVFSLDELAAFEKRVLTRLNRSQAVQYCCEPKLDGLAVSLMYEQGRLVQGATRGDGRTGEGITENVRTIKSIPLTLSGSGWPARFEVRGEVFMPSAGFTAMNDAARERGEKIFANPRNAAAGSLRQLDSRITAKRPLAFYCYGVGLVEGEPLAASHYDTLQRLKSWGLPVSPEVKLMTGQAGCEQYHDDILSRREQLAYEIDGVVYKVDDLALQAQLGFVARAPRWATAHKFPAQEELTQLLNVEFQVGRTGAITPVAKLAPVQVAGVIVSNATLHNADEIARLGVMIGDTVIIRRAGDVIPQVAAVVLDKRPYDAQQIVFPNECPVCGAEVERIEGEVVARCSGGLFCAAQRKEAIKHFSSRKALDIDGLGTKIIDQLVDAELVKTPADLFSLTQGQLLGLARMGEKSASKLLAALDAARATTLARFLYALGIREVGEATANNLAQHFLTLDAVMSAEVESLLKVADVGDIVAKHVYYFFRQADNQAVVHALVTPVEEGGCGLHWPEIIALAVEEQPLAGQTFVLTGTLSQLSRSDAKAALQALGAKVAGSVSAKTSCVVAGEAAGSKLVKAQELGLTILDEDGLIALLAEHQ, from the coding sequence ATGAATGATGCCAAAGCTCAGATCCTTGCTCTGCGTGAGCAGCTCGAACGTTATAACCAGCAATACTATGTGAGTGACGCGCCCACGGTGCCGGATGCGGAATATGACCGCGTAATGCGCGAGCTGATAGACCTAGAGCAAGCGCACCCTGAGTTATTAGATGCCGACTCACCCAGTCAAAAAGTGGGGGGGGCGCCGCTCTCAGCCTTTACACCGGTAGAGCATGCGCAGCCCATGTTGTCGTTAGATAATGTGTTTAGCCTTGATGAGCTGGCCGCCTTTGAAAAGCGCGTGCTGACGCGTTTAAATCGCAGCCAAGCGGTGCAGTATTGCTGTGAGCCTAAGCTGGATGGCCTAGCAGTCAGCCTTATGTATGAGCAAGGGCGCTTAGTGCAGGGTGCCACCCGTGGCGATGGTCGCACTGGCGAGGGCATTACCGAGAACGTGCGCACCATTAAAAGCATTCCGCTTACCTTAAGCGGCAGCGGCTGGCCGGCACGGTTTGAAGTGCGCGGCGAAGTCTTTATGCCAAGTGCCGGCTTTACGGCCATGAACGACGCCGCCCGCGAGCGTGGCGAGAAAATATTTGCCAACCCCCGCAATGCCGCCGCTGGCAGCTTACGCCAACTGGACTCGCGCATTACCGCCAAGCGTCCGCTGGCGTTTTACTGCTATGGCGTAGGGCTAGTGGAGGGCGAGCCGCTGGCCGCGAGCCACTATGACACCTTACAACGGCTAAAGAGCTGGGGTTTGCCGGTTAGCCCTGAGGTGAAACTGATGACGGGGCAGGCGGGTTGTGAGCAATATCATGACGATATTTTAAGCCGCCGAGAGCAGTTAGCCTACGAGATTGACGGCGTCGTTTATAAAGTCGATGACTTAGCCTTGCAAGCTCAGCTTGGTTTTGTGGCGCGCGCGCCGCGTTGGGCCACCGCTCATAAGTTTCCGGCACAAGAAGAGCTGACGCAGCTCCTTAATGTAGAGTTTCAAGTGGGGCGCACCGGTGCCATTACACCGGTGGCTAAATTGGCGCCGGTGCAAGTGGCGGGGGTGATTGTCTCTAATGCCACCTTGCACAACGCAGACGAGATAGCCCGCTTAGGCGTGATGATCGGCGATACGGTGATTATTCGCCGCGCAGGGGACGTGATCCCGCAAGTGGCGGCGGTGGTGTTAGACAAACGCCCCTATGATGCCCAGCAGATTGTGTTCCCCAACGAATGCCCAGTGTGCGGTGCCGAGGTGGAGCGCATCGAAGGCGAAGTAGTAGCGCGCTGCAGTGGCGGTTTGTTTTGTGCCGCTCAGCGTAAGGAAGCCATTAAGCATTTTTCATCACGCAAGGCGCTGGATATCGACGGGCTCGGCACCAAGATCATCGATCAATTGGTGGATGCTGAATTAGTGAAAACCCCGGCGGATTTGTTTTCGCTCACCCAAGGGCAATTATTGGGCTTAGCGCGCATGGGTGAGAAGTCGGCCAGCAAGCTATTAGCCGCGCTGGATGCAGCACGAGCCACCACCTTAGCGCGTTTTTTATATGCGTTAGGCATCCGTGAAGTGGGTGAAGCCACGGCCAATAACTTGGCCCAGCATTTTTTAACGCTGGATGCGGTCATGAGCGCCGAGGTGGAGTCACTGCTTAAGGTGGCCGATGTGGGCGATATTGTGGCCAAGCATGTGTATTACTTCTTTCGCCAAGCAGATAATCAAGCCGTGGTGCACGCTTTGGTTACGCCAGTCGAGGAGGGCGGCTGTGGCCTGCACTGGCCAGAAATTATAGCGCTGGCCGTTGAAGAGCAGCCACTGGCAGGCCAAACCTTCGTGCTAACAGGTACTTTAAGCCAATTATCACGCAGTGACGCTAAAGCAGCCTTGCAAGCGCTGGGCGCTAAGGTGGCGGGATCTGTTTCGGCAAAAACCAGTTGTGTGGTGGCCGGCGAGGCTGCCGGCTCGAAGTTAGTAAAGGCCCAAGAGTTAGGGCTCACCATCTTGGACGAAGACGGCTTGATCGCATTATTAGCTGAGCACCAGTAA
- a CDS encoding ABC transporter permease — protein MPSPSFSLSFGLVWREIGRGPLRLFVLALALSVASILSVTLVADRLNQALSVSGRDYIAADRVISASRALDESWLTEAQTRGLELSRTQSFQSVLFANDELQLASVRAVDNAFPFYGELVLAPQQTVVPQQAVTSGHIWLSSRLLTLLKLELGDQVELGNLELQVAGELVSEPDQGFSPALLAPRALIHLDDVAATGIQMAGSRVSYRYLFKGTTEQLDAYATWVKPQLQAGQQWLGPDNADTPVARSLTRAEQFFRLASLIGVLLGILAMAIALGYFSRREQDRIALLKTLGAGRRALLVWLSKLLTSLLIVGSVLGGVVGYGLHKLILLSLGEALAIPLPPPSWQPFALALGLALLTTLMLSVVPMLRLLKVPPLRVLRNEAQARIPAWWSAGILLSGTFVLSWLFAGDLALAGGLLLGLLALMGILGGVCGLMLAMAKRSGGSIAFRLALSRLDRARLNTLLQFGGVALALFLGCLLWVVRGELVDGFLANLPAEAPNRFVINIADYELKPLQQKLDAAGLERSVFYPIVRGRLSAINDQAAVSDVDSANNGNNDGGIGRELNLTYSKVLPTGNRILSGDWSQAPDSVSVESGLAERLGLILGDRVTLDLAGEQVSAEVKNIREVDWDSMKPNFYFIFSPDVLASYPATWLASFYLPAEQKALEVELIRAFPTVTILDVEALLQQLRQVLAQVSQALLVIMGLVIVASILVLLAQLETTLESRRRELVLLRTLGASERLMQASLRWEWLAAGIAAGLAAALGVELCVAILLPYWLGLPWQPHPLLWITLPVLGAGLLLLTGRIGGITRDTLMNRLRQW, from the coding sequence ATGCCTAGTCCGAGTTTTAGCCTCAGTTTTGGCTTAGTGTGGCGTGAAATAGGGCGCGGCCCCTTGCGGCTGTTTGTATTGGCGCTGGCTTTGAGTGTGGCCAGTATTCTGAGCGTCACTCTAGTGGCAGACCGGCTTAATCAGGCGTTATCGGTATCGGGGCGTGATTATATCGCCGCCGATCGGGTAATTTCCGCCAGTCGGGCACTGGATGAAAGTTGGCTGACCGAGGCTCAAACCCGGGGGCTGGAGCTGTCGCGAACTCAGTCTTTTCAAAGCGTGCTGTTTGCCAACGATGAACTGCAGTTGGCCAGCGTGCGTGCGGTGGATAATGCTTTTCCATTTTATGGGGAGCTGGTATTAGCACCTCAACAAACAGTAGTACCTCAACAAGCAGTCACCTCTGGCCACATCTGGCTATCGTCGCGCTTACTGACCTTACTTAAGCTAGAGCTGGGCGACCAAGTAGAGCTGGGTAACCTGGAATTACAGGTAGCAGGTGAGCTGGTGTCAGAGCCGGATCAAGGGTTCTCGCCGGCGTTATTGGCGCCGCGCGCGCTGATTCATTTAGATGATGTGGCGGCTACCGGCATTCAAATGGCCGGCAGTCGGGTCAGTTATCGTTATTTATTTAAAGGCACGACCGAGCAATTAGATGCTTATGCGACTTGGGTGAAGCCGCAATTACAAGCAGGGCAACAATGGTTGGGCCCAGATAATGCAGACACTCCTGTGGCTCGCTCACTGACCCGCGCCGAGCAGTTTTTTCGCTTAGCCTCCTTAATCGGTGTGCTGCTGGGTATTTTAGCCATGGCCATCGCGCTGGGCTATTTCTCGCGGCGTGAGCAAGACCGCATCGCCTTACTTAAAACCTTGGGTGCTGGGCGACGCGCCTTATTGGTGTGGCTGAGCAAGTTACTGACTAGCCTGTTAATAGTGGGTTCTGTGCTGGGCGGCGTGGTGGGCTATGGCTTACATAAACTGATTTTATTGAGCTTAGGTGAGGCCTTGGCCATTCCTTTGCCGCCCCCCTCTTGGCAACCCTTTGCATTAGCGCTGGGCTTGGCCTTACTCACCACCTTGATGTTGTCTGTGGTGCCTATGCTGCGCCTATTGAAGGTGCCGCCGCTGCGGGTACTGCGCAATGAGGCTCAGGCCCGCATCCCCGCTTGGTGGAGTGCCGGTATTCTATTGAGTGGCACTTTTGTACTGAGCTGGTTGTTTGCGGGTGATCTTGCCTTAGCGGGCGGTTTGTTACTGGGCTTACTGGCGCTAATGGGCATCTTGGGCGGCGTGTGCGGATTGATGCTAGCCATGGCTAAGCGCAGTGGCGGCAGTATTGCCTTTCGTCTGGCGCTGAGTCGCTTAGATCGGGCGCGGTTAAACACCTTGTTGCAGTTTGGTGGCGTGGCACTGGCGTTATTTTTGGGTTGCTTATTGTGGGTGGTACGCGGCGAGCTAGTGGACGGCTTCTTGGCTAACTTGCCTGCAGAAGCGCCCAATCGCTTTGTGATTAATATTGCGGACTATGAGCTTAAGCCTTTACAGCAAAAGCTGGATGCGGCAGGGCTTGAGCGTTCGGTGTTTTACCCCATAGTGCGCGGCCGTTTGAGTGCCATTAACGATCAAGCCGCTGTATCTGATGTCGACAGTGCGAATAATGGTAATAACGATGGCGGCATAGGCCGCGAGCTTAATCTCACCTATAGCAAGGTGCTACCTACGGGCAATCGTATTCTAAGCGGTGATTGGAGCCAAGCGCCCGACAGCGTATCTGTGGAGTCCGGCTTAGCTGAGCGCTTAGGGCTGATTTTGGGCGATAGGGTGACGCTGGATTTAGCTGGCGAGCAAGTCTCAGCTGAGGTCAAAAATATTCGTGAGGTAGATTGGGATAGCATGAAGCCAAATTTCTATTTTATTTTCAGTCCCGATGTCTTGGCTTCGTATCCGGCCACTTGGCTGGCCAGCTTTTACTTACCGGCCGAGCAAAAAGCACTAGAGGTTGAACTGATCCGTGCCTTTCCTACCGTCACTATTTTGGACGTAGAAGCGCTATTGCAGCAGTTGCGCCAAGTATTAGCTCAGGTCAGCCAAGCGTTATTGGTGATCATGGGATTAGTGATAGTGGCCAGTATCTTAGTGTTATTGGCGCAGCTAGAAACCACACTCGAAAGCCGGCGTCGCGAATTAGTTTTGCTGCGTACGCTAGGTGCCAGTGAGCGCTTAATGCAGGCATCGTTGCGTTGGGAGTGGCTGGCGGCGGGCATTGCGGCGGGTCTCGCTGCTGCATTAGGTGTAGAGCTGTGTGTGGCTATTCTTTTACCCTACTGGTTAGGCTTGCCTTGGCAGCCGCATCCCCTATTGTGGATAACGCTGCCCGTCTTGGGTGCTGGCTTATTACTGCTCACCGGGCGCATCGGCGGCATTACCCGTGACACCTTGATGAACCGCTTACGGCAGTGGTGA
- a CDS encoding DNA-3-methyladenine glycosylase I — MEHFDTIFQRACERHGGAAKLKALIATPVATPELLAATSDDRWLSSFTMSLFQSGFVFQVIRNKWPDFERAFFGFDPEKMLMLDGSHFERLNNDASIVRHARKIATVPANARMILELGKPYGGFGAFVAQWPKDDVTGLWQIIKKHGQLLGGNIGPYALRRLGVDTFVFTGDVSAYLRHHQVVDAGLGSQKGQRQAQAAFNEWQQQSGFSYSEISKTLAHSIG; from the coding sequence ATGGAGCATTTTGATACCATTTTTCAGCGGGCCTGCGAACGCCACGGCGGGGCGGCCAAACTTAAAGCCTTGATTGCCACGCCGGTCGCCACGCCGGAATTGCTGGCGGCGACCAGTGATGATCGTTGGCTCTCCTCTTTTACTATGAGCTTGTTCCAATCGGGCTTCGTTTTTCAGGTGATCAGAAATAAATGGCCAGACTTTGAACGGGCGTTTTTTGGTTTTGATCCAGAGAAAATGCTGATGTTGGATGGGAGTCATTTTGAACGCTTAAATAATGACGCCAGTATCGTGCGCCATGCTAGAAAAATTGCCACTGTACCGGCCAATGCACGCATGATCTTAGAGCTGGGTAAGCCTTATGGCGGCTTTGGTGCCTTTGTGGCCCAGTGGCCAAAAGACGACGTGACGGGCTTATGGCAAATTATTAAGAAACACGGGCAACTGCTGGGCGGTAATATTGGCCCTTATGCCCTGCGTCGCTTAGGTGTTGACACCTTCGTGTTTACCGGTGATGTGAGTGCATATTTGCGACATCATCAAGTGGTAGATGCGGGTCTTGGTAGTCAAAAGGGGCAGCGCCAAGCCCAAGCCGCATTTAATGAATGGCAGCAGCAAAGCGGCTTTAGCTATTCAGAGATCAGCAAAACCCTCGCCCATTCAATTGGCTAG
- a CDS encoding arylesterase, translated as MPRVLLLLLMLVSSVTHANTILILGDSLSAGYRMNAQQAWPQLLAKRWQQEAVAVELINASVSGDTTQGGLQRLVPLLKKHQPSLVLLELGGNDGLRGLPPTLIEKNLAQMINLAQQSGAKVILTDIQLPPNYGRRYLQQFEGIFSDLAELHQLPLLPFFVAPLIGKAGMMMDDGIHPTAKAQDAIVEQVHNFVTPYLKP; from the coding sequence ATGCCGCGCGTCCTTTTACTACTGCTAATGTTGGTGTCATCTGTTACCCATGCTAACACCATACTGATCTTGGGTGACAGCTTGAGCGCCGGTTATCGTATGAATGCACAGCAAGCTTGGCCACAGTTATTAGCCAAGCGCTGGCAGCAAGAAGCGGTAGCGGTAGAATTGATTAACGCCAGTGTTAGTGGCGACACCACTCAAGGAGGCTTGCAGCGCTTGGTGCCGTTACTTAAAAAGCATCAACCGAGCTTAGTGCTGCTGGAGCTGGGTGGCAACGATGGTTTGCGCGGCTTGCCGCCCACGCTTATCGAGAAAAACTTAGCGCAGATGATTAATTTAGCGCAACAAAGTGGTGCCAAGGTGATTTTGACCGATATTCAGCTGCCCCCTAATTATGGCCGCCGTTATCTGCAGCAGTTTGAAGGCATCTTTAGCGATTTAGCTGAGTTGCATCAATTACCGCTGTTGCCGTTTTTTGTGGCGCCCTTAATTGGCAAAGCCGGCATGATGATGGACGACGGTATTCACCCCACCGCGAAGGCCCAAGACGCCATCGTCGAGCAAGTACATAACTTTGTAACGCCTTACCTAAAACCGTGA
- the tpx gene encoding thiol peroxidase: MSTVTFQGNPVAVSGQFPQAGQAAADFTLTDGDLNDIKLADFKGQKVLLNIFPSVDTGVCATSVRTFNEKAAALSNTKVICVSMDLPFALGRFCGAEGIENVQSASAFRNAEFLNAYGVALSDGPLRGLAARAVVAIDEQGKVVYSQRVAELTEEPAYDAAIAALA, translated from the coding sequence ATGTCTACAGTGACGTTTCAGGGCAATCCAGTTGCCGTATCAGGTCAGTTTCCACAAGCAGGCCAAGCGGCCGCTGATTTCACGCTGACTGATGGCGATCTGAACGATATTAAATTGGCAGATTTCAAAGGCCAAAAAGTGCTGCTGAACATTTTCCCAAGCGTTGACACTGGTGTGTGCGCGACCAGCGTACGTACCTTTAACGAAAAAGCAGCTGCCCTGAGCAACACCAAAGTGATCTGTGTGTCTATGGACCTGCCGTTCGCCTTGGGTCGTTTTTGTGGTGCAGAAGGTATCGAAAACGTACAGTCTGCCTCAGCTTTCCGTAACGCTGAATTCTTAAACGCTTACGGCGTAGCATTAAGCGATGGCCCACTTCGTGGCTTAGCTGCTCGTGCAGTTGTGGCTATCGATGAGCAAGGCAAAGTAGTTTACAGCCAGCGTGTAGCTGAGTTGACTGAAGAGCCAGCCTACGACGCCGCTATTGCTGCTCTGGCATAA